The Rhinopithecus roxellana isolate Shanxi Qingling chromosome 9, ASM756505v1, whole genome shotgun sequence genome contains a region encoding:
- the C9H8orf37 gene encoding protein C8orf37 homolog isoform X2 — translation MAEDLDELLDEVESKFCTPDLLRRGVVEQPKGCDGGTHSSDRNQAEAKENLRSTETFEKEDDLDSLINEIFEESNLDKKPSKLKSKSSGNTSVRASIQGLGKSCSPVYLGGSSIPCGIGTNISWRNNMPEFHKLKAKLVKKKGTRAYACQCSWRTIEEVTDLQTDHQLRWVCGKH, via the exons ATGGCGGAGGACCTGGACGAGCTCTTGGATGAAGTCGAGTCCAAGTTTTGCACACCTGACCTTCTAAGACGGGGCGTGGTCGAGCAGCCCAAAGGCTGCGACGGCGGAACACACAGTAGCGACCGGAACCAAGCCGAGGCGAAAGAGAATCTCAG atcaacagaaacatttgaaaaagaagatGATCTTGACAGtcttattaatgaaatatttgaagagtCCAACTTGGACAAAAAGCCCTCT AAATTAAAATCTAAATCTTCAGGTAACACATCTGTCAGAGCTTCCATTCAAGGCCTTGGTAAAAG TTGCAGTCCGGTGTACCTTGGTGGAAGCTCTATTCCATGTGGGATTGGAACAAATATTTCATGGAG GAACAACATGCCAGAATTCCACAAATTAAAAGCTAAGTTGGTAAAGAAGAAAGGAACACGGGCATATGCCTGCCAGTGTAGCTGGAGAACTATTGAAGAAGTGACTGACCTTCAGACAGATCATCAGCTTCGCTGGGTTTGTGGTAAACATTAA
- the C9H8orf37 gene encoding protein C8orf37 homolog isoform X1 — protein sequence MAEDLDELLDEVESKFCTPDLLRRGVVEQPKGCDGGTHSSDRNQAEAKENLRSTETFEKEDDLDSLINEIFEESNLDKKPSKLKSKSSGNTSVRASIQGLGKSCSPVYLGGSSIPCGIGTNISWRACDHLRCIACDFLVVSYDDYMWDKSCDYLFFRNNMPEFHKLKAKLVKKKGTRAYACQCSWRTIEEVTDLQTDHQLRWVCGKH from the exons ATGGCGGAGGACCTGGACGAGCTCTTGGATGAAGTCGAGTCCAAGTTTTGCACACCTGACCTTCTAAGACGGGGCGTGGTCGAGCAGCCCAAAGGCTGCGACGGCGGAACACACAGTAGCGACCGGAACCAAGCCGAGGCGAAAGAGAATCTCAG atcaacagaaacatttgaaaaagaagatGATCTTGACAGtcttattaatgaaatatttgaagagtCCAACTTGGACAAAAAGCCCTCT AAATTAAAATCTAAATCTTCAGGTAACACATCTGTCAGAGCTTCCATTCAAGGCCTTGGTAAAAG TTGCAGTCCGGTGTACCTTGGTGGAAGCTCTATTCCATGTGGGATTGGAACAAATATTTCATGGAG agCATGTGACCATCTGCGTTGTATAGCCTGTGATTTCTTGGTAGTCAGCTATGATGACTATATGTGGGACAAATCATGTGATTATCTGTTTTTCAG GAACAACATGCCAGAATTCCACAAATTAAAAGCTAAGTTGGTAAAGAAGAAAGGAACACGGGCATATGCCTGCCAGTGTAGCTGGAGAACTATTGAAGAAGTGACTGACCTTCAGACAGATCATCAGCTTCGCTGGGTTTGTGGTAAACATTAA